In Psychrobacter immobilis, a single genomic region encodes these proteins:
- a CDS encoding nucleotide kinase domain-containing protein, producing the protein MATEMIKPNDDIFKYYLYFAQERMNIFWNKYEENYPLTQDLTLQTYKFTNVYRAMDRVSQYLIRNVIYSDDNFSNKDVLLRIIVFKIFNKPETWEYLESEVGKISIDNFNLKHINKALLKRKESGPIFNNAYMMTGTHSLYNHLDFKHEKWLQMVKDELIGQSVIDKIIDANSLSDAFDYLRGCSFIGDFLAYQYAIDMNYSTVINFSEDSFVKAGIGAIRGIKKCFGNASSARYSNEDIIRFTQENFEYYQKKFDFNEFKPLFGRAPTLIDIQNCFCETDKILRVKMPELQVQNKRIKQQYKETPKPLELFFPPKWNINQNIDKPCLPATTRELTLF; encoded by the coding sequence ATGGCAACAGAAATGATTAAACCAAACGACGATATTTTCAAATACTATCTTTATTTCGCTCAAGAAAGAATGAATATCTTCTGGAATAAATACGAAGAAAATTACCCTTTGACCCAAGATCTAACCTTACAGACCTATAAATTTACAAATGTTTATAGAGCGATGGATAGAGTTAGTCAATATCTAATTAGGAATGTTATCTATTCGGATGATAATTTTTCTAACAAAGATGTTTTACTTCGTATTATCGTGTTCAAAATATTTAACAAGCCTGAAACGTGGGAGTATCTTGAGAGCGAAGTTGGTAAAATTTCTATAGATAATTTCAATTTGAAGCATATTAATAAGGCTTTATTAAAACGAAAGGAAAGTGGGCCCATATTTAATAATGCTTATATGATGACGGGCACACACTCTCTATATAACCATCTTGATTTTAAGCATGAAAAATGGCTCCAAATGGTTAAAGATGAATTAATTGGGCAGTCTGTCATCGATAAAATTATCGATGCAAACTCTTTGTCTGATGCTTTTGATTACCTTAGAGGTTGCTCGTTTATTGGCGATTTTTTAGCATATCAATATGCCATTGATATGAATTATTCGACGGTCATAAATTTTAGTGAAGACTCGTTTGTAAAAGCAGGTATTGGTGCTATAAGAGGTATTAAAAAATGCTTTGGTAATGCTTCGTCAGCGAGGTATAGCAATGAGGACATTATTAGATTCACGCAAGAAAACTTCGAATATTATCAGAAAAAATTTGATTTTAATGAATTTAAGCCTCTTTTTGGGAGAGCTCCCACCCTCATAGATATACAAAACTGCTTTTGTGAAACAGATAAGATTTTAAGAGTAAAGATGCCTGAGTTACAAGTGCAAAATAAGCGTATCAAGCAACAGTACAAAGAGACGCCCAAACCATTAGAACTTTTCTTCCCTCCTAAATGGAACATTAATCAGAATATAGATAAGCCGTGTTTACCAGCTACAACAAGAGAATTGACACTATTTTAA
- a CDS encoding DUF3427 domain-containing protein, producing MSNKIQELQNALISGFIDHTRASKHTFKPELLVNDSQGRKVLTSINSYLQFCDKFWFSVAFVTTSGIACLKQELMELERKEIPGRILVSQYLNFTQPEALRELLKFKNLDVRIATYSNFHAKGYLFSSSDIHHLIIGSSNLTANALTSNKEWNLKVSSSNSGSLSQQAIREFTQEFDSALPVTSDFIERYELLYQQAKTLSQQIKQEHSQESENSIEPNKMQQEALENLATLRAEGKNKALLISATGTGKTYLSTFDALNVNPKRLLFIVHRANIAKKALQTYQTIFKNDKTFGLYSGQSMESESDYIFSTIQTLSRENHLAKFSPDAFDYIVIDETHRASASSYRKILDHFTPKFLLGMTATPERTDDSDVFKIFDHNIAYEIRLQKALEMDILAPFHYYGVTDLSVDGESIDDTSMLNLLIREDRVKHILHYIDRYGCDNGDVRGLVFCSNIQECKALAEIFNRHGLPSIALTGENSEEQRDSAIERLESCNPVDKLDYIFSVGIFNEGIDIPCINQIVMLRPTESAIIFVQQLGRGLRKAQDKDYLTVIDFIGNYKNNFMVPIALYGDESYNKDTLRRLLARESCFIPGSSTVSFDRVAKERIYQAIDTANLQTKKDLLKDYNLLKYKLGYAPMMMDFIRHGSRDPFSYVEYAKSFYHFAKQQEKDALPALNDNELKLISTFSKDINNSKRIEESLVLRALLADEVITVDALALIIKERYGYKMNSEVVASVLNNLNLGFVTEKHEKELKPVGEIYGFNVVQLKEGRFCWHPDFLVYLGNATFELFLIDNTDYAIHQYSKQFKLSDFLDGFQLYRKYSRKDVFRILNKSVNPLAQNVGGYMVSQDKTNCPIFVNYHKSEDIADTIKYEDDFINESVFSWMFKSRRTLNSPEVQLFKANHSGFRIPLFIKKHNDEGNDFYYMGDMSPIDESFEQTTISGVSVVKVEFDMHTEVRSDIYKYLVDE from the coding sequence ATGAGCAATAAAATTCAAGAGCTACAAAATGCGCTGATCTCTGGCTTTATAGATCATACGAGAGCTTCGAAGCATACTTTTAAACCAGAATTACTAGTGAATGATAGTCAAGGCAGAAAGGTTTTAACTTCAATTAATTCGTATTTGCAATTTTGCGATAAGTTCTGGTTCTCTGTTGCATTTGTCACCACCAGTGGTATCGCTTGTCTAAAGCAAGAGTTGATGGAACTCGAAAGAAAAGAGATTCCTGGACGTATACTTGTTTCGCAATACCTCAATTTCACCCAACCAGAAGCATTGCGTGAGCTACTGAAGTTTAAAAATTTAGATGTGCGAATTGCAACATATTCTAATTTCCATGCCAAAGGATACCTATTTAGTTCATCTGACATCCATCATTTAATTATTGGCAGTAGCAACCTAACAGCGAATGCTTTGACATCAAATAAAGAATGGAATTTGAAGGTAAGCTCTAGTAACTCTGGTTCTCTTTCTCAACAAGCTATACGTGAATTCACGCAAGAGTTTGACTCTGCATTGCCTGTAACATCCGACTTTATTGAGCGTTACGAACTACTATACCAACAAGCCAAAACGCTCTCTCAACAAATAAAACAAGAGCACAGTCAGGAGTCTGAAAACTCTATTGAACCGAATAAGATGCAGCAAGAAGCATTGGAAAATCTGGCTACTTTACGTGCAGAGGGTAAAAATAAAGCGTTACTGATTTCTGCTACTGGGACCGGGAAGACATACCTTTCTACCTTTGATGCACTGAATGTCAATCCTAAACGCTTATTGTTTATTGTTCATCGTGCCAATATAGCTAAAAAAGCTTTACAGACCTATCAAACCATTTTTAAAAATGACAAAACATTTGGTCTATATAGTGGTCAATCAATGGAATCTGAGAGTGATTATATATTCTCAACCATACAAACTCTCTCCAGAGAAAATCATTTGGCAAAGTTTTCTCCTGATGCATTTGATTATATTGTCATTGATGAAACTCATCGTGCTAGCGCATCATCGTATCGAAAAATATTAGATCACTTTACTCCTAAGTTTCTTTTAGGTATGACGGCAACCCCAGAGCGGACCGATGATAGCGATGTATTTAAGATTTTTGATCACAATATTGCCTATGAAATTCGCTTACAGAAAGCGCTAGAAATGGATATCTTAGCGCCGTTTCATTATTACGGTGTGACAGATTTGAGTGTTGATGGCGAATCTATAGACGACACCTCAATGCTCAATCTGCTTATCAGAGAAGATCGTGTTAAGCACATCCTTCACTATATCGATCGCTATGGTTGTGACAATGGTGATGTTCGCGGCCTTGTGTTCTGCTCTAATATCCAAGAGTGTAAGGCCTTGGCTGAGATCTTTAATAGGCACGGCTTACCATCCATTGCATTAACGGGGGAAAACTCAGAAGAACAACGTGACAGTGCAATAGAACGTTTAGAATCCTGTAATCCAGTAGATAAGCTTGATTATATTTTTTCTGTTGGTATTTTTAATGAAGGAATCGATATTCCCTGTATTAATCAGATTGTGATGCTGCGGCCAACAGAGTCGGCAATCATTTTCGTTCAGCAGCTAGGTCGAGGTCTAAGAAAGGCACAAGATAAAGACTATCTTACCGTCATCGACTTTATTGGTAACTATAAAAACAATTTCATGGTACCTATCGCTTTATACGGTGATGAATCCTATAACAAGGATACACTGCGTCGCTTATTAGCTAGAGAAAGTTGTTTCATTCCAGGCTCGTCCACAGTAAGTTTTGACAGAGTTGCAAAAGAGCGTATCTATCAAGCGATTGATACTGCAAACCTACAAACCAAAAAAGATCTATTGAAAGACTATAACTTACTTAAATATAAGTTAGGTTACGCACCTATGATGATGGACTTTATTCGTCATGGTTCCCGCGATCCTTTCTCGTATGTGGAGTATGCCAAATCCTTTTATCATTTTGCCAAGCAGCAAGAAAAAGATGCCTTACCGGCTCTAAATGATAACGAACTAAAACTAATTAGCACCTTCTCAAAAGATATTAATAACAGCAAGCGTATTGAAGAAAGTTTGGTGTTACGTGCTCTTCTTGCAGACGAAGTGATTACGGTTGATGCTTTGGCATTGATTATAAAAGAGCGATATGGTTATAAGATGAACTCTGAAGTTGTAGCGTCAGTGCTTAACAACCTCAACTTAGGTTTTGTGACCGAAAAACATGAAAAAGAATTAAAGCCTGTAGGTGAAATTTATGGTTTTAATGTTGTTCAATTAAAAGAGGGTAGGTTCTGTTGGCATCCTGACTTTTTAGTTTATTTAGGCAACGCCACTTTTGAGCTGTTTTTAATAGATAATACAGATTATGCTATTCATCAATACAGTAAGCAGTTCAAACTGTCTGACTTTCTCGATGGCTTTCAGTTATATCGCAAGTATTCACGTAAAGATGTTTTTAGGATTTTAAACAAGTCAGTTAACCCTCTCGCTCAGAACGTTGGTGGGTATATGGTTAGCCAAGATAAAACCAATTGCCCTATCTTTGTGAACTATCATAAATCTGAGGACATCGCTGACACTATAAAATATGAAGATGACTTCATTAATGAGTCTGTATTTAGTTGGATGTTTAAATCGAGACGAACGTTAAACAGTCCAGAAGTACAGTTATTCAAGGCGAATCATAGTGGATTTCGTATTCCTTTATTTATTAAGAAGCACAACGATGAAGGAAATGACTTTTATTATATGGGGGATATGTCACCAATAGATGAAAGCTTTGAGCAAACTACTATTTCTGGCGTTTCTGTAGTGAAAGTCGAGTTTGATATGCATACAGAAGTTCGAAGCGATATCTATAAGTACTTAGTTGATGAGTAG
- a CDS encoding TIR domain-containing protein produces MAINTPKHKVFVSFHHADDDYRLEFENAFSNNVETFVSRSVKDGDIDQYIKTDTARRLIRDKFISDSTVTIVLIGESTWRRKHVDWELGYSLKSTSQNTRSGLIGILLPNYKKCSNYRCEVKTTHDGISYTPCNIPPRLYDNIRSGYAKIYSCPINANNLKSWIHEAFDNRKLINPDNSRTLFANNREKNQTHWQN; encoded by the coding sequence ATGGCAATAAATACGCCTAAGCACAAAGTATTTGTAAGCTTTCATCATGCTGATGATGATTATCGTTTGGAGTTTGAAAATGCGTTCTCAAATAACGTTGAAACATTCGTATCTCGTTCTGTGAAAGACGGTGATATAGATCAATATATTAAGACAGACACTGCTAGAAGACTTATCCGTGATAAGTTCATATCTGACAGTACTGTAACGATAGTTCTAATTGGCGAAAGTACTTGGAGAAGAAAACATGTTGACTGGGAGTTAGGATATAGCTTGAAATCCACAAGTCAAAATACTCGTTCAGGTCTGATCGGCATATTACTACCTAATTATAAAAAATGTTCTAATTATAGATGTGAAGTAAAAACAACACATGATGGGATTAGCTATACTCCTTGTAATATACCACCAAGACTTTATGATAATATTAGGAGTGGTTATGCAAAGATATATTCATGTCCCATTAACGCTAACAATTTGAAATCTTGGATTCACGAAGCTTTTGACAACCGAAAATTAATTAATCCAGACAATTCACGTACTTTATTTGCAAATAATAGAGAGAAGAATCAAACTCATTGGCAAAATTAA
- a CDS encoding (deoxy)nucleoside triphosphate pyrophosphohydrolase — MKTIEVVAAIVVNDGKILCAQRGKNKLGYLSEKFEFPGGKLESDETLEQALAREIREELNMSISVDRLLLTVEHVYPDFKIIMHSFICYTQSRALLLNEHLQVLWLGVNELDSLDWAAADLPIVDQLKATM, encoded by the coding sequence ATGAAGACTATAGAAGTTGTTGCCGCCATTGTTGTTAATGATGGGAAAATACTGTGCGCTCAACGTGGCAAAAATAAACTGGGTTATCTTTCTGAGAAATTTGAGTTCCCAGGAGGTAAGTTGGAAAGTGATGAAACGCTAGAACAAGCATTAGCTCGTGAGATAAGGGAAGAGCTTAATATGTCGATTAGCGTTGACCGTTTATTACTAACAGTTGAACATGTGTATCCAGACTTCAAAATTATTATGCACAGCTTCATTTGTTATACGCAAAGCCGTGCTTTGTTATTGAATGAACACTTACAAGTACTTTGGTTAGGGGTGAACGAGCTTGATTCGCTGGATTGGGCTGCTGCTGATCTTCCAATTGTAGACCAGCTAAAGGCTACTATGTAA
- a CDS encoding HNH endonuclease — protein sequence MPAAEFQLNFLRRIQWLLESSSYTSTYKFALLMAMVNLSIETGINDDSEHSISYEQLAEQFIQLYWTQALPYSGQSSDSVLRQSSTTGQASVINSILDLQHKTKTTSLAIAHTQNIKLWQSTIKDISSTIKKYPARYLQSAEDKINREFLYAYDSRSKVITLKPGIAYCFTRFSKIINKLCQQYWTEFIRKNSRNQIYFSDDIDLQQFLFDQSRQSLKILIPILLDTQQGRCFYCHKPLRTNIEVDHFIPWSKYPIDTTHNFVLTDHKCNNSKRDYLAEELFYEKWLERNQQHGHTIEKEAKTIGFTTNQLRSETISQWAYQIAVEHEDLVWSPEPSIKLRIINPSLLPRLRG from the coding sequence GTGCCTGCGGCAGAATTCCAGCTCAACTTTTTAAGACGTATTCAGTGGCTGCTTGAATCTAGCTCCTATACCTCGACCTATAAATTTGCCTTATTAATGGCAATGGTTAATCTGTCTATAGAGACTGGAATTAATGATGACAGTGAACACAGTATTTCTTATGAGCAGTTAGCAGAGCAATTTATACAGCTTTATTGGACACAAGCATTACCATACTCAGGTCAAAGTAGTGATTCTGTACTCAGACAAAGCAGTACAACAGGGCAGGCTAGTGTTATTAATAGCATTCTAGATTTGCAGCATAAAACTAAGACAACCAGTCTAGCTATAGCTCACACACAAAATATCAAACTATGGCAATCCACTATCAAAGATATTTCCTCGACTATCAAAAAGTACCCCGCAAGATATCTGCAAAGTGCGGAGGACAAAATTAACCGTGAGTTCTTATACGCTTATGACTCAAGATCCAAGGTAATAACTTTAAAGCCTGGTATTGCATACTGTTTTACACGCTTTAGTAAAATAATTAACAAGCTATGCCAACAGTATTGGACAGAGTTCATACGTAAGAACAGTCGCAACCAAATATATTTTAGCGATGACATTGATTTGCAGCAGTTCTTGTTTGATCAATCACGCCAAAGTCTAAAAATATTAATACCTATACTGCTTGATACTCAACAGGGACGATGCTTTTATTGCCATAAACCCTTAAGAACTAACATCGAAGTTGATCACTTTATTCCTTGGTCAAAATATCCTATTGATACGACTCATAACTTTGTACTCACTGACCATAAGTGTAATAACAGCAAACGTGACTATCTAGCTGAAGAGCTATTTTATGAAAAGTGGCTAGAACGCAATCAACAACACGGTCATACGATTGAAAAGGAAGCGAAAACTATTGGTTTTACGACCAATCAACTTCGCTCTGAAACAATCAGCCAGTGGGCTTATCAAATAGCGGTGGAACATGAAGATTTAGTCTGGTCACCAGAACCAAGTATCAAACTACGAATTATTAACCCTAGTTTACTGCCTAGGCTTAGGGGCTGA
- a CDS encoding dCTP deaminase domain-containing protein: protein MSFLGEKELKEKIKSIIPQYRPKYIDSNKYELCLGSSYCSSDSKFRVLQAEDKQIVVNPGEFYFLETYETVEMPNDMMGFISIKASVKFKGLVNISGFHVDPHFKGKIVFSVLNAGPSPINLMIEEPLFQIWFATLTSTSESYDGKHQGQTGVTGKLLNDHMSGSDNASLGDLQRQIKDLDNKYEKVLVLAALIGAAILGVMFKAYLT, encoded by the coding sequence ATGAGCTTTTTAGGTGAAAAAGAATTAAAAGAAAAAATAAAGTCAATCATTCCTCAGTATAGGCCAAAGTATATAGACAGTAATAAATATGAGTTATGTCTGGGGTCTTCTTATTGTTCTTCTGATAGCAAGTTTCGAGTCCTACAAGCTGAAGATAAACAAATAGTAGTTAATCCTGGTGAGTTTTATTTTTTAGAAACTTATGAAACAGTCGAAATGCCTAACGATATGATGGGCTTTATTTCTATAAAGGCCAGTGTAAAATTTAAAGGTCTAGTAAATATATCAGGATTTCATGTAGACCCTCACTTTAAGGGAAAAATTGTATTTTCCGTACTCAATGCTGGTCCTAGTCCAATAAACCTTATGATAGAAGAGCCATTATTTCAGATATGGTTCGCCACATTGACTAGTACTTCTGAAAGTTATGACGGTAAGCATCAAGGTCAAACTGGTGTTACTGGAAAGCTACTTAATGACCACATGAGTGGAAGCGACAATGCATCTCTTGGCGACTTGCAAAGACAAATTAAAGATCTTGATAATAAGTATGAGAAAGTATTAGTATTAGCCGCTTTAATAGGAGCTGCTATACTTGGTGTAATGTTCAAAGCTTACCTTACTTAG
- a CDS encoding pyrophosphatase, which yields MIKNHSVSLNKYMKLVEETNKFAADKMLFGAQMGLFSEVGSLVSLLKKKLLSSASNDHSDEQVIEEMGDIFWYFTLIIISENIKIWELFSDANSSNKQQGELIITGVNNKPFVEVSSTNITENKQLLFVNLIGRTVAISKEPNLESSKDFLNAYLEIMSFLNLNLLEIVEKNIYKIRNRFIPIEELELPLLSFDADFNKDEQLPVDFEVHIVRKANGKAYLKWNDVYIGSALNDNHQDGDNYKYHDVFHLAFVAILHWSPTFRALIKHKRKSVAFIDETQDSGRPIVIEEGLSAWLFSMSKEKGVDFTKESSVSYDLLKTIQVFVRGYEVEECPLQLWVKAITQGYRVFNQVVENEGGVIIGSRKKRTLEFKKLDEN from the coding sequence ATGATTAAAAATCACAGCGTCTCCCTAAATAAATACATGAAGCTTGTTGAAGAGACCAATAAGTTTGCTGCTGATAAAATGCTTTTCGGAGCCCAAATGGGCTTATTTAGTGAAGTAGGTAGCTTAGTCTCATTGCTAAAGAAGAAGTTACTAAGTAGTGCTTCAAATGATCATTCAGATGAACAAGTGATTGAAGAAATGGGTGACATATTTTGGTATTTTACCTTAATTATCATCAGTGAAAACATTAAAATTTGGGAATTATTTAGCGATGCTAACTCTTCTAATAAGCAACAAGGTGAACTTATTATAACAGGGGTTAATAATAAGCCCTTTGTTGAAGTTAGTAGTACTAACATAACTGAGAACAAACAGCTGCTATTTGTTAATCTAATAGGTCGAACAGTCGCTATTAGCAAAGAGCCTAATCTAGAGAGCAGCAAAGATTTCCTAAATGCTTACCTTGAGATTATGAGCTTTCTCAATCTCAATTTGTTAGAAATCGTTGAGAAAAATATATATAAGATAAGAAATAGGTTTATACCTATTGAGGAGCTTGAATTACCATTATTATCATTCGACGCCGATTTTAATAAGGATGAGCAGTTACCAGTAGACTTTGAAGTACATATTGTTAGAAAAGCAAATGGCAAAGCCTATCTTAAATGGAACGATGTATATATTGGTAGTGCTTTGAACGATAACCATCAAGATGGTGATAACTATAAGTATCATGACGTATTCCATCTAGCATTCGTCGCCATATTACATTGGTCACCTACATTTAGAGCTCTAATCAAGCATAAGAGAAAAAGTGTTGCTTTCATTGATGAAACACAAGACAGTGGTAGACCAATTGTCATTGAAGAAGGCTTGAGTGCTTGGTTATTCTCTATGTCAAAAGAAAAGGGTGTTGACTTTACAAAGGAAAGTAGCGTCTCATATGATTTACTGAAAACTATTCAAGTTTTTGTCAGAGGGTATGAGGTTGAAGAGTGTCCATTACAGCTGTGGGTGAAAGCAATTACACAAGGGTATAGAGTATTTAATCAGGTCGTTGAAAATGAAGGTGGAGTTATAATAGGAAGTCGTAAAAAAAGGACGCTTGAGTTTAAAAAACTTGATGAAAATTAA
- a CDS encoding Nmad2 family putative nucleotide modification protein: MKLFSYVMKYDDGFAPNTTGNLLTLATCKPAIRRIAKIGDFIIGTGSLPRGDQGQLIYIMQVTEILTIEEYSKDRRFFDKIPNMSGNKLKQAGDNIYRFEGETIIQLDSKHSDSEGFIVKEHMTKDMSGKNVLISSNYVYYGQNSKVIPQRFRYCNGEDICIEKSGHKTFPKEHYSVLNEFIEWAYDHEPAENMVVGLPSDWNKQ, from the coding sequence ATGAAACTATTTTCTTATGTAATGAAATATGATGATGGTTTTGCTCCTAATACAACAGGGAACCTTTTAACACTAGCTACTTGTAAACCAGCAATAAGAAGAATCGCTAAAATTGGTGACTTTATCATAGGAACGGGCTCTTTACCCAGAGGTGATCAAGGTCAACTTATTTATATTATGCAGGTGACGGAAATTCTTACTATTGAAGAGTACTCAAAAGATAGAAGGTTTTTTGATAAAATCCCTAATATGAGTGGAAACAAATTGAAACAGGCTGGAGATAATATTTATCGTTTCGAGGGTGAAACTATTATTCAATTAGATTCAAAACATTCAGATAGTGAAGGCTTTATAGTTAAAGAACATATGACAAAAGATATGAGTGGAAAAAATGTACTTATATCCTCTAACTATGTATATTACGGTCAAAACTCGAAAGTGATACCACAAAGATTTAGATATTGTAATGGAGAAGATATTTGCATTGAAAAGTCAGGGCATAAAACCTTTCCTAAAGAACATTATTCGGTCCTTAATGAGTTCATAGAATGGGCTTACGATCACGAACCTGCTGAAAATATGGTAGTTGGTCTACCATCTGATTGGAATAAGCAATGA
- a CDS encoding TIR domain-containing protein, with protein MSTYNINLPPLAVHFVWHPNDNDSVFDVISEFRRFLTRDVDRPFSREINIPTFLYSSRKPTEPPKDIPSKIAAQNVVFLFTSKHTLVENQWKDYLNDFPVNDSKYSVVPISVDKYGQNHSLSGSLKNKNFVRAYDWPSDTRIENGILELAHELYRYSFHEMKSENKGIDSSIKLFLSHAKKGGTGLSHAQAIKHFIDNSNMRRFFDANEISPGFKFDNEIESHIKDSTMVAIVSDAYSSRYWCQREILTAKTEQRPIVVANSLEEYEDRIFPAAGNVPCVHITADSLKPIDILRILIAALLETIRFKYSHALLRYYQKQNWIDSKAIILARPPEIQQVIEFFDKRANPDEHPEDLTICYPEPPLYAEETVWTNYLNVKILTPLWSNTEQESRLYRIGISISEYLEDGYEEQHQHLDELQRLSQTLARHLLARKNTLIYGGDLRDNGFTQFILEEAAVLRDRLQVDELFVENYLAWPLHLNEDSKDFLAKYYKLLKIVKSDLPDDTTELVSNKEIFLPPSCPENKYIWSRCLTKMREDSIDSSDIRIFAGGKLEGYLGKMPGVLEEFIIAFDLQKPIYLVGGLGGLIQKLSNSILNEKVAEEFTEKWQITHNSEYSQLQQFAGEKSHSADYDYIRQIISGMTIKKLSNNTGLSETDYLSLMTTPFVEESVYLILKGLNKLSNDK; from the coding sequence ATGAGCACATACAACATAAACCTTCCTCCACTTGCTGTTCATTTTGTATGGCATCCAAATGATAATGATAGTGTTTTTGACGTAATCAGTGAGTTCCGACGCTTCTTAACCCGTGATGTAGATAGGCCATTCTCACGGGAAATCAATATACCTACCTTTCTATATAGCTCTAGAAAACCTACTGAACCTCCTAAAGATATACCATCTAAAATTGCCGCTCAAAACGTCGTATTTCTTTTTACTAGCAAACATACTTTAGTCGAAAATCAATGGAAAGATTATCTTAATGACTTTCCCGTGAATGATAGCAAGTATTCTGTTGTTCCAATTTCAGTTGACAAATACGGTCAAAACCATAGCCTTTCAGGAAGTTTAAAAAACAAAAATTTCGTCCGAGCATACGATTGGCCAAGTGATACGCGTATAGAGAATGGAATTCTAGAGCTAGCACATGAGCTGTATCGATATAGTTTCCATGAAATGAAGTCTGAAAACAAAGGTATTGACTCGTCAATAAAATTATTTTTAAGTCATGCTAAAAAAGGAGGTACTGGGCTTAGTCATGCTCAGGCTATTAAGCATTTCATAGATAATAGTAATATGCGAAGGTTTTTTGATGCTAACGAGATATCACCAGGATTTAAGTTTGATAACGAGATTGAAAGTCATATCAAAGATTCAACTATGGTTGCTATTGTAAGCGATGCTTACTCCTCAAGATATTGGTGTCAGAGAGAAATTCTAACAGCTAAAACAGAACAGAGGCCTATTGTAGTGGCTAATAGTCTTGAGGAGTATGAAGATAGGATATTCCCAGCTGCTGGTAATGTACCTTGCGTCCATATCACTGCAGATTCTTTAAAACCGATAGATATATTACGCATTTTAATCGCAGCTTTATTAGAGACTATACGCTTTAAGTACTCTCATGCGCTTTTACGCTACTATCAAAAACAAAATTGGATTGATTCTAAGGCTATTATTCTAGCTCGTCCTCCTGAAATTCAACAAGTTATTGAATTTTTTGATAAAAGGGCTAATCCTGATGAGCATCCAGAAGATTTAACAATTTGTTATCCGGAGCCTCCTTTATACGCAGAGGAGACAGTATGGACTAATTATTTAAATGTAAAAATTTTAACTCCTTTATGGTCGAATACTGAACAAGAGAGCCGTTTATATAGAATAGGTATTTCTATTTCAGAATATCTAGAAGATGGTTATGAAGAACAACACCAACACCTCGATGAACTGCAAAGACTATCTCAAACCTTAGCTCGTCATTTATTGGCTCGTAAAAATACTTTAATATATGGTGGTGACTTACGAGACAATGGGTTTACACAGTTTATACTTGAAGAGGCTGCGGTTTTGAGAGATCGTCTACAAGTAGATGAATTATTTGTAGAGAATTACTTAGCTTGGCCACTACATTTAAATGAAGATAGTAAAGATTTTCTTGCTAAATATTATAAGCTACTAAAAATTGTGAAAAGTGACCTTCCTGACGACACTACAGAATTAGTATCTAATAAAGAAATTTTTCTTCCACCTTCTTGTCCTGAAAATAAATATATATGGTCCCGCTGTTTAACAAAAATGAGAGAAGATTCAATTGATAGTTCGGATATAAGAATATTTGCTGGTGGTAAGTTAGAAGGTTATTTAGGAAAGATGCCAGGGGTTCTAGAAGAGTTTATTATTGCTTTTGATTTACAAAAACCAATTTATCTTGTGGGAGGTTTAGGAGGATTAATTCAGAAGTTGAGTAACTCTATTTTAAATGAAAAAGTAGCTGAAGAGTTCACTGAAAAATGGCAGATAACTCATAATTCCGAGTATTCCCAATTACAACAGTTCGCTGGCGAAAAGTCTCATAGCGCAGATTATGACTATATTAGACAAATCATATCAGGAATGACTATAAAAAAGCTATCGAATAATACCGGTTTATCTGAGACGGACTATTTAAGTTTGATGACAACACCATTTGTAGAAGAAAGTGTCTATTTGATACTTAAAGGACTCAACAAATTATCGAATGACAAATAG